Proteins from a single region of Neodiprion virginianus isolate iyNeoVirg1 chromosome 4, iyNeoVirg1.1, whole genome shotgun sequence:
- the LOC124302803 gene encoding uncharacterized protein LOC124302803: protein MVSREMWANTCRFSPKIFDDVETDLLIAIFQHLKKRGLHTTWLPVKRLNNFGPLLWIVPGPLWSSRFHMSEAFKVTYGDRSKGCLVLDLSNGFNVRSESCTATHPYLCIVEKDYFVQGACPPKYIASPIPGDERCFNLMKSEERIDWRGAMNSCTTAQIDNPFIEQLFSGVARKRDLKETEFCWIGGDGRYTSNTVAMAVNGESRNLNTSVKLRCIFCQIDTPIHPAPSISLKFYQNDKQLRLSVHGEEALWKLSSSDPGIRCFTDANGDLIRNVKLKRISDQRWTSKDIEPGIDFEDRVDLNVDIHKTVYRLKISDRGPGSYICEAHTVGGEILSTKPVIAYDDLKGNTFALGLEVIGACDSIEKCDPTFYDMYKKLVTDIEETTSEQLVEDIRLMRILKITPDGNVSVLCHVTTKYFDNENFAAEVSANAFMRSKRLFQLLAAMNPRTYKFIYLRNCDGCLRSVTGKGESHLVWPYTHVGVTAVSEEICLDSKGLPVHRVCEGSYMQGGAWSEPSGECASDISPLTRRFYEISRNVQAYDRESGDEVLRLVENVEQFSTADIFFLSKIIEHEAATHVSTEVTLEDISRISIILDKVMRTDKTVLRQSVILNSTNILLDSLGRLLDFASTTISTEYLAEDDGLISIVKSNLIIYISDPNVTNVTGLALIKNSTNSTVVSSSFFEFNLVPLGPDHSIENVAELGDVEVATWLPRNLLDLLMKPNYTNFNSSMENSTVNDPLRVVTTLFYDDTVFDSGLRAQNPNEVSSRVISMSVPGYGANLPFPIPLLFKPLKGASQQTKTCAFWDFDYVSISTVASFSAWSEDGCQNSGRTRDLSGELNVCLCSHLTHFAQLVLGHFPGPEEVGDPVSIQHGQALEVITVIGCVLSMVGVCGILITATVFKTWRKKPGSKVLIQLALALGLEKFVIGILPIVDSVNYPIPCIVTGALLHYTVLAEFSWMLVTAWLQFKRYVTVLGATRPPRFLLKAAAFAWGVPMIIVSIVAGIDPYAYMPGTDSKVTYCYVSGMAQYVGLLGPVIIVISLNAFLFVRVIHSILGAQNKRPNFHADKTLVIAQLRLGIMLFFLLGITWVFGLFAKIGGGLLFSYLFCITATLQGFVLFTFFIICDPDTRQLWYSLIKLTGKASGTISPNSSPSSAISEYSQRY from the coding sequence ATGGTTTCCAGGGAAATGTGGGCCAACACCTGTAGGTTTTCCCCCAAGATCTTCGACGACGTGGAAACCGACTTGTTGAtcgcaatttttcaacacctcAAAAAACGCGGGTTGCACACCACGTGGCTTCCCGTTAAAAGATTGAACAATTTTGGTCCTCTGCTTTGGATCGTCCCGGGTCCACTCTGGAGTTCGCGTTTCCACATGTCGGAGGCATTTAAGGTGACTTATGGAGATAGAAGCAAAGGGTGTCTGGTGCTCGATTTATCGAATGGTTTCAACGTGAGGTCTGAGAGTTGCACCGCCACTCATCCCTACCTGTGTATCGTGGAGAAGGATTATTTCGTGCAAGGTGCCTGTCCCCCGAAGTACATTGCCTCGCCAATTCCGGGGGATGAGCGGTGCTTCAATCTGATGAAGAGCGAGGAGAGAATCGACTGGCGAGGGGCTATGAACAGCTGCACGACCGCGCAAATAGACAATCCGTTTATCGAACAACTATTTTCTGGAGTGGCGAGGAAGCGGGATTTGAAGGAGACGGAGTTTTGCTGGATAGGAGGTGACGGCAGATACACCAGCAACACCGTAGCAATGGCTGTGAACGGTGAATCCAGAAATTTGAATACCAGCGTTAAACTACGTTGCATATTCTGCCAAATTGACACACCGATTCATCCTGCTCCCAGCATTAGTTTGAAGTTTTACCAAAACGATAAACAGCTTCGCCTTAGTGTTCATGGCGAAGAAGCTCTGTGGAAATTGTCATCGTCCGATCCCGGAATTCGATGTTTTACCGACGCGAATGGAGACTTGATTCGGAACGTTAAACTGAAGAGGATCTCGGATCAGCGATGGACGTCTAAAGACATTGAGCCAGGCATCGACTTCGAGGATCGCGTTGACCTCAACGTAGATATCCACAAGACGGTTTATCGACTGAAAATCAGTGATAGAGGCCCTGGCTCTTACATTTGTGAGGCTCACACGGTCGGTGGAGAAATATTGTCCACGAAACCTGTGATTGCTTACGACGATCTAAAGGGGAACACGTTCGCGCTGGGGCTTGAGGTCATCGGTGCTTGTGACAGCATCGAAAAATGCGACCCGACGTTCTACgatatgtataaaaaacttGTTACCGACATCGAGGAGACGACGTCTGAACAGTTGGTAGAGGATATTAGGTTGATGCGAATCCTCAAAATTACCCCGGACGGTAACGTAAGTGTTTTATGTCACGTAACCACGAAATACTttgacaatgaaaattttgctgCAGAGGTTAGCGCGAACGCGTTTATGAGGTCGAAGCGATTGTTTCAGCTACTAGCTGCCATGAACCCGCGAACGTACAAGTTCATTTATTTACGCAACTGCGACGGTTGCCTGAGGTCGGTCACTGGCAAAGGTGAGAGTCACTTGGTGTGGCCTTATACACATGTCGGGGTTACCGCTGTCTCAGAAGAAATTTGCTTGGACTCGAAGGGACTTCCAGTGCACCGAGTTTGCGAGGGAAGCTACATGCAAGGGGGCGCATGGTCCGAGCCATCCGGCGAATGCGCGAGTGACATTTCACCGTTAACGAGGAGGTTTTACGAAATCAGCAGGAACGTTCAGGCATACGACCGTGAATCAGGGGATGAAGTTTTGAGGCTAGTTGAGAATGTCGAGCAGTTCTCGACcgccgatatttttttcctctcaaaaataatcgaacacgagGCGGCGACTCACGTTTCAACGGAAGTCACGCTGGAAGACATATCCCGCATCTCGATTATACTGGACAAGGTGATGAGAACAGATAAAACTGTGCTCAGACAGTCCGTGATTCTGAATTCCACTAATATACTCCTGGACTCTCTTGGAAGGCTGCTAGACTTCGCCTCAACGACGATCAGCACGGAATATCTAGCTGAAGATGACGGATTGATCAGCATCGTTAAGTCGAATCTGATCATCTACATATCAGACCCTAATGTCACGAACGTCACTGGCCTGGCACTGATCAAAAACTCCACGAATTCCACCGTGGTGTCCAGCTCTTTTTTTGAATTCAACCTCGTGCCTCTGGGTCCTGACCATAGTATAGAAAACGTCGCTGAACTGGGTGACGTTGAGGTGGCGACCTGGCTACCAAGGAATCTGCTCGACCTTCTAATGAAGCCAAACTACACGAATTTCAACTCGAGTATGGAAAATTCTACCGTAAACGATCCTCTGAGGGTTGTGACTACTCTTTTCTACGATGACACAGTATTCGACAGTGGTTTGAGAGCTCAAAATCCCAACGAGGTTAGCAGTCGAGTGATCAGCATGTCGGTGCCCGGCTACGGCGCGAATCTTCCGTTTCCGATACCGCTTCTATTCAAACCGTTGAAGGGAGCCTCGCAACAAACGAAGACATGCGCTTTCTGGGACTTCGATTATGTCAGTATTTCTACCGTAGCTTCTTTCAGCGCTTGGTCTGAAGATGGGTGCCAGAACTCCGGAAGAACACGAGATCTTTCCGGTGAGTTGAACGTCTGTCTTTGTTCTCACTTGACGCACTTTGCGCAGCTAGTTTTGGGCCACTTTCCGGGTCCAGAGGAAGTTGGGGACCCAGTTTCCATCCAGCACGGGCAGGCCCTCGAGGTGATAACGGTGATTGGCTGCGTCCTGTCCATGGTCGGTGTATGCGGCATCCTGATAACAGCAACTGTCTTTAAGACTTGGCGAAAGAAGCCCGGCAGCAAAGTCCTGATCCAACTGGCCTTGGCTTTGGGACTGGAGAAGTTTGTGATCGGCATATTGCCGATCGTGGATTCCGTGAATTACCCGATTCCCTGCATCGTCACTGGCGCACTTCTTCACTACACCGTGCTTGCCGAATTTTCGTGGATGCTGGTGACCGCCTGGCTCCAATTCAAGAGATACGTCACGGTTCTCGGCGCTACGCGACCACCAAGATTTTTACTCAAGGCAGCCGCATTCGCCTGGGGAGTTCCTATGATAATAGTTTCCATCGTTGCTGGGATCGATCCTTACGCCTACATGCCGGGAACCGATTCCAAGGTGACTTATTGCTACGTATCAGGAATGGCACAGTACGTTGGCCTCCTCGGACCGGTGATTATCGTTATTTCTCTGAACGCGTTTCTGTTCGTTCGTGTAATTCACAGCATCCTAGGGGCTCAGAATAAAAGACCCAACTTCCATGCCGATAAGACCCTGGTCATCGCGCAACTTAGACTTGGAATCATGCTGTTCTTTCTACTGGGAATCACCTGGGTATTCGGTCTGTTTGCGAAAATCGGGGGTGGTTTACTATTCAGTTACCTATTTTGCATCACCGCTACTTTACAAGGTTTCGTTTTGTTCacgttttttattatttgcgATCCGGACACGAGACAACTATGGTATTCGCTTATTAAACTGACTGGAAAAGCGTCTGGTACAATCAGCCCAAACTCTTCACCTAGTAGCGCAATCAGTGAGTACAGTCAACGTTATTAA
- the LOC124302806 gene encoding eEF1A lysine and N-terminal methyltransferase homolog, with the protein MDLLPKSHEEFSQQTYWNTFFSKRGKKAFEWYGEYPELCGHLHKYIKPKDDVLVVGCGNSTLSMDLYDVGYRNITNIDISHVVIRQMIDQNKTQRPTMIFEQMDATAMSYPNDKFSVVLDKGTLDALMPDESEDVISRVDKLFGEISRVLRVGGRYVCVSLLQEHILRKLLSYFPQADFMFRVTRCYEAEAKTREEDGSAMPVFVVIATKFKKLPALVLEVGLVEGSLERVSTTDDIISAIKSAQQMAVICSGLHKGSVVDVGEVSLDLHRPGEKHSRYTMYVLDQPYARENEIYAAFIVPQGRETMWLFCTKEGRQQLLKTTKRNRLVIVTLRREHTYESLDAVKRELSVTVRNLAPAGVSNDAQIPYLSLASNVGKREVCYEGDSKFSGQYVIEEIEDDNGSVFRRLIFLNNQFVIQSEAKLKIVKSRRGKPKKVVDPGYLACEHHIYMSVGVSMIAKNADQNDIAIIGLGGGGLCTFLRQCLPEINITAVDIDEAMLQIATNYFGLVQDAKLKVEIADGLKFILDSANQGRKFSAILFDVDSKDTTVGMSCPPKQFIETSILQAVAKCIGETGLFILNLVCRNPELKCTVLSALKSSFKSIYSYNLESDVNEVVFCTVSESDDKPAWKEHIKNAATNLNRQVQTRKLQNEDIVDVADLLERLTMQ; encoded by the exons atggaTCTACTGCCTAAATCGCACGAGGAATTCAGTCAGCAAACTTATtggaatacatttttttcaaagcgtGGAAAGAAAGCTTTTGAATG gTACGGTGAGTATCCAGAATTATGCGGGCATCTCCACAAATATATAAAACCAAAAGATGACGTTTTGGTAGTTGGCTGTGGAAACTCGACACTGAGCATGGATCTGTACGATGTTGGTTATAG GAATATCACTAACATCGATATATCGCACGTTGTGATCAGGCAAATGATAGATCAGAATAAAACCCAGAGACCTACCATGATATTTGAACAAATGGATGCCACAGCAATGAGCTATCCTAACGATAAATTCAGTGTCGTATTAGATAAAGGGACTTTGGACGCTTTGATGCCCGATGAAAGTGAGGATGTTATTTCACGAGTAGATAAGCTGTTTGGG GAAATATCAAGAGTTTTGAGAGTTGGAGGAAGATACGTTTGTGTATCGTTATTGCAAGAGCATATTCTTAGAAAGTTACTCTCCTATTTTCCTCAAGCTGATTTTATGTTCAGAGTAACTCGCTGCTACGAAGCTGAAGCAAAAACCCGTGAAGAAGATGGTAGTGCAATGCCAGTGTTTGTAGTAATTGCTACGAAATTTAAGAAGCTACCAGCACTG GTTCTTGAAGTGGGCTTGGTTGAAGGTTCTTTAGAACGCGTTTCTACTACCGATGATATTATTTCAGCCATTAAGTCTGCTCAACAAATGGCAGTTATTTGCTCGGGACTTCATAAAGGAAGTGTTGTGGATGTTGGAGAGGTTTCTTTGGACTTACATAGACCTGGAGAAAAGCATTCAAGATATACAATGTACGTTTTAGATCAGCCATATGCAagggaaaatgaaatatatgcTGCCTTCATAGTTCCACAAGGAAG AGAAACAATGTGGCTTTTTTGCACTAAAGAGGGTCGGCAACAGCTGCTGAAAACTACCAAGAGAAACAGATTGGTAATAGTGACTTTGCGTCGAGAGCATACATACGAAAGTTTGGATGCAGTAAAAAGGGAGCTTAGCGTTACTGTTCGTAACTTGGCCCCAGCAGGAGTCAGTAACGATGCTCAAATTCCTTATCTATCTCTGGCGTCGAATGTTGGAAAACGCGAAGTTTGCTATGAAGGTGATAGTAAATTCAGTGGACAATATGTTATCGAAGAAATTGAAGATGATAATGGCTCAGTGTTTAGAAGACTGATATTTCTGAACAATCAATTTGTCATCCAGAGTGAAGCCAAACTAAAAATCG TCAAATCAAGACGAGGAAAACCGAAAAAAGTAGTGGATCCTGGGTATCTGGCTTGCGAGCATCATATCTACATGAGTGTCGGAGTTTCAATGATCGCAAAGAATGCTGATCAAAATGATATTGCTATCATCGGTCTTGGTGGTGGAGGTCTCTGCACATTTTTGCGTCAGTGCCTACCTGAG ATAAATATTACAGCAGTCGACATAGATGAAGCTATGCTCCAGATAGCAACAAATTATTTTGGCCTAGTACAAGATGCTAaattgaaagttgaaattgCAGATGGTCTGAAATTTATTCTAGACTCGGCAAATCAAGGAAGAAAATTCAGTGCAATTCTTTTTGATGTAGACAGCAAAGATACCACTGTGGGCATGAGTTGCCCACCAAAGCAGTTCATTGAAACGTCTATCCTGCAGGCGGTTGCAAAATGCATAGGAGAAACCGgacttttcattttaaatttagTGTGTCGAAATCCAGAACTTAAGTGCACGGTGCTAAGTGCACTTAAATCCAGTTTCAAATCAATATATTCTTACAACCTTGAAAGTGATGTGAACGAAGTCGTGTTCTGCACAGTTTCAGAGTCGGACGACAAACCAGCATGGAAAGAACATATTAAAAATGCTGCTACAAACCTGAATCGACAAGTACAGACCCggaaattgcaaaatgaaGATATCGTGGACGTGGCAGATCTGCTCGAACGACTAACGATGCAATGA
- the LOC124302809 gene encoding Golgi reassembly-stacking protein 2 yields the protein MGSSQSVEIPGGGTEGYHVLRVQDGSPGQKAGLEAFFDFIVAIGNTRLDQDNDTLKELLKAGVDKELQITVYSSKTQSVRQSVIVPSMTWGGQGLLGVSIRFCSFEGANENVWHVLEVHPSSPAELAGLKSFTDYIISADSVLHESEDIFTLIEAHESRPLKLYVYNTNEDSCREVTVTPNNTWGGEGSLGCGLGYGYLHRIPIRNIPSPSVTASSHSYASNIKTPVTTTASTNVHISQSNPVTNIPPGFSIPPSYVTSNAAMAPPSAIKETVEPTTVSVTPVSPTLPQLDNVPQIDPVSAGATTTTATSTSHLFAGQSDVNLTQSSVQAAEYYGTPNIPGMPLTPPTPASMVNVGPPSGIPMYSTPLPNYNLLSGPTSAALPYNVSQPHMVTTPISLPGMPPITVSATLPQNHPYYPPVCNPNQAPVPTPGLPSTTASAQ from the exons ATGGGATCATCCCAGAGTGTTGAAATTCCCGGCGGAGGTACGGAAGGTTATCACGTTCTTCGC GTCCAGGACGGTTCTCCTGGACAGAAGGCTGGCCTCGAAGCATTCTTCGATTTCATTGTAGCAATTGGAAACACTAGATTG GATCAAGACAACGACACTTTAAAGGAACTCCTAAAAGCTGGTGTCGACAAAGAGCTGCAAATAACTGTTTACAGCAGCAAAACGCAGTCTGTCAGACAGTCTGTGATTGTCCCCAGCATGACTTGGGGCGGTCAAGGTCTACTCGGTGTCAGCATAAGGTTTTGCTCGTTTGAGGGTGCTAATGAAAATGTTTGGCATGTGCTT GAAGTACATCCTTCGTCACCGGCTGAACTGGCGGGATTAAAATCATTTACAGATTACATTATTAGCGCAGACTCCGTTCTGCACGAAAGTGAGGATATATTCACATTAATTGAAGCCCACGAGTCGCGCCCACTCAAACTTTATGTTTACAACACGAATGAAGATTCTTGCAGAGAGGTGACGGTAACTCCGAATAATACTTGGGGTGGGGAAGGCAG CTTAGGATGCGGGCTTGGCTATGGATACCTTCATAGAATACCCATCAGAAATATTCCGTCTCCATCAGTCACTGCCAGTAGTCATTCGTATGCG AGTAACATTAAAACTCCCGTGACGACAACGGCGTCAACGAATGTTCATATCAGTCAGAGTAATCCAGTTACCAATATACCACCTGGATTTTCCATTCCTCCAAGTTACGTGACAAGTAATGCGGCAATGGCACCGCCTTCTGCGATTAAAGAAACTGTCGAACCTACAACAGTTTCCGTCACTCCAGTTTCTCCCACTTTGCCACAACTCGATAATGTTCCTCAAATAGATCCTGTATCTGCTGGAGCAACAACTACAACTGCCACTTCGACCTCTCATCTGTTCGCCGGACAGTCTGATGTCAATTTAACTCAGA GTTCTGTACAAGCCGCTGAATATTACGGAACTCCAAATATTCCGGGTATGCCATTGACTCCACCTACACCCGCAAGCATGGTCAATGTTGGCCCGCCGTCaggtatacctatgtattCCACGCCCTTACCGAATTACAATTTGCTAAGTGGCCCAACGAGCGCAGCTTTGCCGTACAATGTAAGTCAGCCTCACATGGTGACAACACCTATTTCTTTACCTGGAATGCCCCCAATTACCGTCAGTGCTACTCTTCCTCAGAACCATCCTTACTATCCCCCTGTCTGTAATCCTAATCAGGCACCTGTCCCAACACCAGGCTTACCGTCTACAACGGCGTCGGCACAATAA
- the LOC124302815 gene encoding NADH dehydrogenase [ubiquinone] 1 beta subcomplex subunit 11, mitochondrial, which yields MAGVVRLQGLQRLRNALTGVTSRRSINSSSKKCEAKSQTQCAEPPKENWVSYGFDRNSKTIDRNVMKQTLFVTVTLCLVIGGFGWSYLPDPLLKDWAQREAYLLLRYREENGLPLIDRNFIDPAKIKLPSDEELGDTEIII from the coding sequence ATGGCGGGTGTAGTTCGTCTGCAAGGGCTTCAGAGGCTGAGAAACGCGTTGACAGGTGTAACCTCAAGACGCAGCATAAATTCCTCGTCAAAAAAATGCGAAGCCAAGAGTCAGACGCAGTGTGCGGAACCCCCTAAGGAGAACTGGGTGAGCTACGGTTTCGATCGAAACAGCAAGACCATCGATCGAAATGTTATGAAGCAAACATTATTTGTCACCGTCACCCTTTGCCTCGTTATTGGAGGATTTGGCTGGTCCTACTTGCCAGATCCATTGCTCAAGGACTGGGCGCAACGAGAAGCGTACCTTTTACTTCGCTATAGAGAAGAGAATGGACTTCCTCTGATTGATCGCAACTTTATTGATCCTGCCAAAATCAAACTTCCAAGCGATGAGGAACTGGGCGACACAGAGATCATCATTTAG
- the LOC124302804 gene encoding aminopeptidase N: MGRTTVFLTVLAAVLFLGSVAAYPKQSARQKRSVDLNEVYSMIGSYRLPKEIHPTSYRLELQPFIKEGKFKGRVKIHIVPTDKTDRITLNVHPDLQISHSDVRVTQLDSSPTKEARPSGMLTVNVARTERHTKRPWYIIHLEQILDVQDLYEVDITFSGNITTNATQGFFRNQYKDTSGQEHFFVATYLRPNHAQRMFPCFDEPAYKATFNLSVTRPRNYTARSNTPVEKTEDVSGEPDIVWDHFAQTPQISSHQLALVISDFESISPTTKVNEMNGKSLDIRIWSRKEYLETLKAVPDKVVKIINYLQDFFNSSILVPKLDIMAIPMYSASQASDNWGLIFLKESELSSTGVWSTAYQIAYQWIGQFATPFWWSDSLVNEALNSYLASMTTLEIYPDELEGKWPTTALYSLYYEFGKRFPFSRINGIRQDATAAKTALVFRMFNYTLGNDLMQRSLRRFIHNQWREKSRTFFADDIYTCLNDVANESQKLIPGLTLNNIAASWINRDRLPLVTVTRDYGSGNITFSQEVYLRDRPQEPSEKSKYTWYIPIVIVSQAQLDFSKTVPTVWMMKDADRSLTIKDVAANDSFVIVNPEEIGMFPVNYDSRNWGMLAKFLQGPEREKIPVLTRAKLLHDAWNIAYAGDLCFEIALNMTLFLKEERSHVVWEPVFPMIDHIGRRIENSCVHLKFEAFIRSLLKPVYARLGEIPRPGEPLWKTQLRGVTKNFLCTAGYEPCIKEAREQYKKWMASEEPDKGNPVAHEFICPVFKWGTDDEWDFGLKRVINFPVNSPERNKSERTYLLKTLAGCPKDASKIKKLLAETILGKNSDFTDADIHLIFSMLTGSATGYTTLFNFLSENWDEIKLKFQDKKHLWDGIVNSATLSFNTQDGYDMVSELYVSRQGEVETTDAIIEKALKNIKEETQWSEENLPVIERWLTANLSKEDLDAIAAASTATTTMATPHAG, translated from the exons ATGGGGCGAACCACCGTTTTTTTGACGGTACTAGCTGCCGTCTTATTTTTGGGATCCGTCGCAGCTTACCCAAAACAG AGTGCTAGACAGAAGCGTAGCGTCGATCTCAATGAAGTCTATTCGATGATCGGCTCGTATCGACTCCCAAAAGAAATTCATCCGACCAGTTATCGCCTCGAGCTACAACCTTTCATTAAGGAAGGCAAGTTCAAGGGCCGTGTAAAGATCCACATCGTCCCAACCGACAAGACTGATAGAATCACATTAAATGTTCATCCGGACCTACAAATTTCTCACTCGGATGTCAGGGTCACTCAACTGGATTCTTCTCCAAC AAAGGAAGCACGGCCATCCGGGATGTTGACCGTCAATGTGGCCAGGACTGAACGCCACACAAAGAGACCGTGGTACATCATTCACCTGGAACAAATACTAGACGTACAGGATCTCTATGAGGTCGACATCACATTCTCGGGAAATATTACCACAAATGCTACTCAAGGATTCTTCAGGAATCAGTACAAGGATACCAGCGGCCAAGAGCA TTTCTTCGTTGCTACTTATCTACGACCAAATCATGCACAAAGGATGTTTCCGTGCTTTGACGAACCAGCTTACAAAGCCACCTTTAATCTCAGTGTAACTCGGCCAAGAAATTACACGGCTCGCTCCAATACCCCGGTAGAAAAGACCGAAGATGT GTCGGGAGAACCGGACATTGTGTGGGATCACTTCGCACAGACGCCTCAAATATCATCGCATCAACTGGCACTCgttatttctgattttgaaagtATAAGCCCGACAACAAAGGTAAATGAAATGAACGGAAAGAGCCTAGACATCAGGATCTGGAGTCGGAAGGAGTATTTGGAGACCCTGAAAGCGGTCCCAGACAAAGTTGTCAAGATCATCAATTACCTACAAGACTTCTTTAACTCTTCAATCCTGGTTCCCAAGCTGGACATTATGGCTATTCCAATGTATTCAGCGTCCCAGGCATCAGACAACTGGGGCCTCATATTCTTAAA GGAGAGTGAACTGAGCAGCACTGGAGTCTGGTCTACGGCATACCAAATAGCCTATCAATGGATTGGACAGTTTGCAACGCCGTTTTGGTGGAGTGATTCCCTAGTGAATGAAGCCCTCAATTCGTATTTGGCGTCAATGACTACGCTCGAG ATATACCCCGATGAACTGGAGGGAAAGTGGCCTACAACCGCTCTCTACTCTCTTTACTATGAGTTCGGTAAACGGTTCCCGTTCTCCAGAATCAATGGAATCAGACAAGACGCCACTGCTGCCAAAA CTGCGTTGGTATTCCGAATGTTCAACTACACTCTTGGAAACGACTTGATGCAACGAAGTCTTCGGAGATTTATCCACAATCAGTGGCGAGA AAAGTCGAGGACCTTTTTCGCGGATGATATTTACACCTGCTTGAACGACGTGGCCAACGAGTCGCAAAAGCTGATTCCCGGTCTAACTTTGAACAACATTGCTGCCTCCTGGATCAACCGGGACAGATTGCCTCTCGTCACGGTCACTCGTGATTATGGATCAGGGAATATAACTTTCAGTCAG GAAGTTTACTTGAGAGACCGACCTCAAGAGCCTTCTGAGAAGAGTAAGTACACTTGGTACATACCCATCGTCATCGTCTCCCAAGCCCAACTTGACTTCAGTAAAACTGTACCAACGGTGTGGATGATGAAGGATGCGGACAGAAGCCTGACCATAAAAGACGTAGCGGCAAACGATAGTTTTGTTATTGTAAATCCAGAGGAAATAG GTATGTTCCCCGTCAACTACGATTCTCGCAACTGGGGAATGCTGGCCAAGTTCCTGCAGGgtccagagagagagaaaattcCAGTTCTAACCCGTGCCAAACTGTTACACGACGCATGGAATATCGCATACGCCGGAGATCTGTGTTTCGAAATAGCTCTGAACATGACGCTGTTCCTGAAGGAAGAAAGAAGCCACGTGGTTTGGGAGCCGGTATTCCCGATGATCGATCACATCGGAAGGCGCATTGAAAACAGCTGCGTACATCTCAAGTTTGAG gcGTTTATTCGCTCGCTGCTAAAGCCTGTGTACGCGAGACTCGGAGAAATACCACGACCGGGAGAACCTCTGTGGAAAACGCAATTGAGAGGAGTGACGAAGAACTTCTTGTGCACGGCTGGATACGAACCTTGTATCAAGGAAGCGCGTGAGCAGTACAAGAAGTGGATGGCTAGTGAAGAACCGGACAAAGGAAACCC AGTGGCGCACGAATTCATCTGCCCAGTTTTCAAATGGGGAACCGACGACGAGTGGGACTTTGGATTAAAACGTGTGATAAACTTCCCGGTGAACTCACCGGAAAGAAACAAGAGCGAGCGTACCTATCTGCTTAAGACCTTGGCAGGGTGCCCGAAGGATGCATCAAAGATTAAAAA GCTGCTCGCGGAAACGATACTTGGAAAGAACTCTGACTTCACGGATGCGGACATACATCTGATATTCAGCATGCTAACGGGAAGCGCAACGGGATATACAACCTTGTTCAATTTCCTTTCTGAGAACTGGGACGAGATAAAGTTAAAATTCCAGGATAAAAAGCACCTTTGGGACGGAATCGTGAATTCCGCGACGTTGTCTTTCAACACGCAGGACGGCTACGACATGGTCTCAGAATTGTACGTCAGCCGTCAAGGGGAAGTTGAGACGACCGATGCTATTATCGAAAAAGCTTTGAAGAACATCAAGGAGGAGACGCAGTGGAGCGAGGAGAACCTGCCGGTTATAGAACGCTGGTTGACGGCGAACCTTTCCAAGGAAGATCTGGATGCCATAGCCGCTGCCAGCACCGCCACCACGACAATGGCCACGCCTCACGCAGGATAA